CGCGAAATTCGGTGACCTGCTGGCCGTCGCGGAGCACGATTGCGTCGCGGCCGACCAGGTCGATACGGCTGATATGCGCGTCGAGGTTGACACGGATGCACGGCCATTTCAGCCGCGCCGCGACCTGTTCGATATGCGTCGACTTGCCGGTGCCGTGATAGCCCTGCACCATCACGCGACGGTTGTATTTGAAGCCCGCGAGGATCGCGAGCGTCGTGTCGCCGTCGAAGACATAGGCGGGGTCCAGGTCGGGGACGCGCTCGTCGGCCTCGCTGAACGCGGGCACCTTCATGTCGATATCGACCCCGAACACCTCGCGCGCGTCGATCTCGACATCGGGCGCCGAAAGGAGCGTCGAGCCGTGATGGTCGGGAAGGCTGTTCGGGATATCGGTCATGGCAAAGTCCAGCAAGCAAACGGGGAGAGTCGCCGCCGGGCGGCGCTTCGGCTGTCGCGGTATCGTCATGGGTTGCGGCTTGCAACGCCTTTCAGAGCAGACCCAGCGCCTTCATCACCGCCGACTGGTCGTAATAGGGACGTTCGCAGACAATCTTGTCGCTGCCGTTCGCGAACTCGAAGCTCGCCGCCATGCGGATGCGGAACGCCTTGCCCGTCGGTTCGATCGTCCGCACGCCAAGCTTCAGCGGGCCAAGATGCGTGCCGGTCAGCCAGAATTCGACGAGCACCGTGTTCGTCGCGGCGTCGGCGGCGATCGCGATGACCTCGTTCGCCTGGTCCGGAAAGGGCTCGCGCGAGGACGCGAAATAGGATCTGACCGCCGCCTCGCCGTCGAAGATCGTCCCGGGGCCCATCAGTTCGTAACGCGGATGGTCGAAGGTCGCGAGAACACCGTCCCAATCGTGCGTGATCTCAAGCGCCATGTGGCGGCGCACCACCGCGATCCGTGCTTCATCCAGGTCGGTCATCGCGCCTCTCCTATGCGAACGCCTTGCTCTTCCTCAGCAGTTGATAGGCCCCCACTACCTGACCCAGACGGGTTTCGAAACTGCGATCGCCGCCATTCCGGTCGGGATGATATTTGCGCACCAACTCGCTGTAGCGGCGTCGCAGCGCCGCGCGGTCGGCGTCGGCGGGAAGCGCCATCAACTGCATCGCGTCCTGCTCGTCGCGCGACAGGCCGGGATTGGCCGCCTCGCGCCGCGCCGCGTCCATGCGTTGCCGGAACCGCGCACCGAGCGCGTCCATCGGATCCTTGAAATCGGCCCAGCGCGGCGGCAGGTCGGCGCTGCCCGCAGGGCGAAATGCGCGACTTTCGGTCTCCCACCCGGCGGTCGGCGATTGCGCCGCCATGATCTGGTCGGCGCTCATGCCTTCGAAGAAATTATAGCCGGCGTTGAATTCGCGCACATGGTCGAGGCACAGCCAGCGATAGGGCGGCGGGCCGTCGGCCGAGCGGTGCGACGATACGGGTGCGCGAAACTCGCCGGCTTCGCGGCAGCCGGGTGCGGCGCAGCGTTCCTCGCGGGGGACGCGACCATGGAATCGGGAGGGGCGGGCGGAAGACGGCACGAGAGGCTTTCGGAATCGGAGCGGCAAGCTGATCTTTGGGAGGCCTTATAATTTGGCGACGGAGCGCTTATGGTCAACCCCATGAGCAACAAAGGCCCCGTACAGCAAGAGATGGAAAGCCTGCTCGCCGCAGCCTTTCCCGACGCAAATTTCATCCTGAGCAACGACAGCGCCAGCCATCACGGCCATGCCGGTGACGACGGCAGCGGCGAATCGCATTTCAGCCTGAGCATCGAGTGGGCCGGCTTTGCGGGAATGAACCGCGTAATGCGCCAGCGGACGGTAAACAAGGCGCTCGGCGATCTGCCGGGCCAGCGCGTCCATGCGCTGGCGATCCGCGCGACCGCGCCGGGAGAATGACGATGGCGGACAAGGTCAACCTGGCCGAAGCCTTCGCCAAAATCGCCGATGCGTGGAACCCGCGCGTCGCGGGCGACATCAATAATTTCCAGGTCAAGCTGGTGAAGCTCGACGGCAAGTTCGACTGGCATCATCATGACACCGAGGACGAGTTGTTCCTCGTCGTCGCCGGCCGGATGAAGATGGCGTTTCAGGGTCGCGACGTGATCGTCGAGCCCGGCGAATTCATCATCGTGCCGCACGGCACCGAACATTGCCCCGAGGCGCTGGACGGCGAATGTCACGTCGTCCTGCTCGAACCCAATTCGACGCGCAACACCGGCAATGTCGAAACCGAAAAGACCCGAAAGACGCTGGAAAGGCTCGATTGATGTTCACCGTCATCACCCCCTCGACCCACGACATCGGCGCGTTCGACGTGCGCCGCACGCTTCCCAACAAGGAACGGACGATGGTGGGCCCCTTCATCTTCGTCGACCAGTTCGGCCCCGCGCATTTCGACATCGGCCAAGGGATGGACGTGCGCCCGCACCCGCATATCAACCTGTCGACTTTGACCTACCTCTTCGAAGGCGCGATCGACCATCGCGACAGTCTGGGCACTTTCGCGACGATCCGCCCCGGCGCATGCAATTTGATGACCGCGGGGTGCGGCATTGTCCATTCGGAGCGCACGCCGCCGGCCGAGCGCGCGACCGGATCGGGCATCTCGGGCATGCAGACCTGGCTCGCGCTGCCCGACGGCAAGGAAGAGATCGACCCGGCGTTCGAGCATGTGCCCGTCGACAAATTGCCGCTGGTGGAAGATGGCAGCGTTTCGGCCCGGGTGATCATGGGCAGCCTGTGGGGCGTCACCGCACCGACGACGCAGCACAGCGCGACCATCTATGCGGACATATTGATGAACGCCGGCGCGAGCTTGCCCGTCGATGCCGAGGCCGACGAGCGCGCGGTGCTCGTCGCGCTCGGCGACGCGAGCCTCGATGGCGAGCTGCTCGACCGCTACAGCCTTTACATATTGAAACCCGGACAGGCGATGACGCTGCGCGCCGAAACCGACGCACGCGTGATGCTGCTCGGCGGCGAGGCGTTCACGACGCCGCGCCATGTGTGGTGGAATTTCGTGAGTTCCTCGCGTGATCGCATCAACGATGCCAAGCAGGAATGGAAGGACCGCAAATTCCCGCTCGTCCCCGGCGACAGCGAGGAGTTCATCCCGATCCCCGAGGTGCCGAAGACGGTGAGCTATCCTTAGTCGGGTTTCGACCGATTGCGGACATTGAGCGCGCCAATTAGATTTTTGCCGGATCGATTTGGAGGCACGCGGCGATGCGTAATCTGATATTAGGAATAGTTGCAGTCCTCGGCGGGTGCGCGACAGAGGATAAGGGCCGCAATTCAGAAACGGGCTGGGTGGATGCCGCTCCATATGAGGCGATATCAGCGGCCGACGCGCCAACCATCGCTGAATTGCAAGCGGCAGGTTACTTTCGAGTGGATTACTACCCCACCGGCTGTGTGTTACCCGATTGCCCTGATTGCACCTGCGATGCAACGGGTGCGGAGTTTCTCGACAAGTCCGAAACTGAACGCAACTCATACGATAAGTATGATTATGTTTGTCCTGCAATCAAGGATATCAAGCTAGAGGAATGGAGGTGTCGCCGCCAATCCAGCGTTGCCGGATGAGCTTCCCGAAGCAACGCCCGCTCTCTGCCCAAAAGCCGTCAGGTTCCATCGCCCGCGCCGCGCCCCTTGTCGAACAGGCTACGATGCGAAATAGATAGGCGGCATGTCCGAATCCGTCCCCACCCAGCATTTGCATGATTTCCTCGGCGCCGCGCATGACGAGAATGCGAAGCGCACCCTGTGGGTCGTCGCGCTGACCGCGGTGATGATGGTCGCCGAGATCGCTGCGGGTTACTGGACGGGGTCGATGGCGCTCCTCGCCGACGGTTTCCACATGGCGACCCACGCCGGGGCGCTCGGTCTTGCCGCGCTCGCCTATCGCTATGCGAAAAAGCATCGCCACGATCCGCGCTACAGCTTCGGCACCGGCAAGGTCGGCGACCTGACCGGCTTCGCTTCGGCGTTGATCCTCGGCATCTTCGCGATCGGGATCGCGGTCGAATCCTTCCTGCGCCTGATCGATCCGGTGCGCGTCGATTTCGCCAGTGCGACGCTCGTCGCCGTGCTGGGGCTTGCGGTCAATATCGTCAGCGCGCTGCTGTTGATGGGCGGGCACCATCATCACGGCCACGATCATGGGCACGACCATGATCATGCGCATCACCACCACGGCCACGACAACAATCTCCGCTCGGCCTATTTCCATGTCCTCGCCGACGCGTTGACCTCGCTGCTCGCGATCGGCGCGCTGCTCGCGGGGCGCTATCTCGGGCTCTACTGGATGGATCCGGTGATGGGCGTCGTCGGGGCGCTCGTCATCGCGCACTGGTCGTGGGGGTTGATGCGCGACACCGCCGCGATCCTGCTCGACACGAACGATGCCGAAGCCGCCGCGGCGATCCGGAGCCGCGTCGAGGCGGCGGGGGCGGTGGTCACCGACCTCCACGTCTGGCGCGTCGGGCCGGAGGCGCGCGCCGCGATCGTCGAGGTAAAGGGAGATGTGCGGTGCGAGGAATTGCGCGACCGGCTGACGGATATCGTCGCGGTCGCGCATCTGACGATC
This genomic interval from Sphingopyxis chilensis contains the following:
- a CDS encoding ester cyclase; its protein translation is MTDLDEARIAVVRRHMALEITHDWDGVLATFDHPRYELMGPGTIFDGEAAVRSYFASSREPFPDQANEVIAIAADAATNTVLVEFWLTGTHLGPLKLGVRTIEPTGKAFRIRMAASFEFANGSDKIVCERPYYDQSAVMKALGLL
- a CDS encoding J domain-containing protein yields the protein MPSSARPSRFHGRVPREERCAAPGCREAGEFRAPVSSHRSADGPPPYRWLCLDHVREFNAGYNFFEGMSADQIMAAQSPTAGWETESRAFRPAGSADLPPRWADFKDPMDALGARFRQRMDAARREAANPGLSRDEQDAMQLMALPADADRAALRRRYSELVRKYHPDRNGGDRSFETRLGQVVGAYQLLRKSKAFA
- a CDS encoding BolA family protein, whose protein sequence is MSNKGPVQQEMESLLAAAFPDANFILSNDSASHHGHAGDDGSGESHFSLSIEWAGFAGMNRVMRQRTVNKALGDLPGQRVHALAIRATAPGE
- a CDS encoding cupin domain-containing protein is translated as MADKVNLAEAFAKIADAWNPRVAGDINNFQVKLVKLDGKFDWHHHDTEDELFLVVAGRMKMAFQGRDVIVEPGEFIIVPHGTEHCPEALDGECHVVLLEPNSTRNTGNVETEKTRKTLERLD
- a CDS encoding pirin family protein, with the protein product MFTVITPSTHDIGAFDVRRTLPNKERTMVGPFIFVDQFGPAHFDIGQGMDVRPHPHINLSTLTYLFEGAIDHRDSLGTFATIRPGACNLMTAGCGIVHSERTPPAERATGSGISGMQTWLALPDGKEEIDPAFEHVPVDKLPLVEDGSVSARVIMGSLWGVTAPTTQHSATIYADILMNAGASLPVDAEADERAVLVALGDASLDGELLDRYSLYILKPGQAMTLRAETDARVMLLGGEAFTTPRHVWWNFVSSSRDRINDAKQEWKDRKFPLVPGDSEEFIPIPEVPKTVSYP
- the dmeF gene encoding CDF family Co(II)/Ni(II) efflux transporter DmeF — protein: MSESVPTQHLHDFLGAAHDENAKRTLWVVALTAVMMVAEIAAGYWTGSMALLADGFHMATHAGALGLAALAYRYAKKHRHDPRYSFGTGKVGDLTGFASALILGIFAIGIAVESFLRLIDPVRVDFASATLVAVLGLAVNIVSALLLMGGHHHHGHDHGHDHDHAHHHHGHDNNLRSAYFHVLADALTSLLAIGALLAGRYLGLYWMDPVMGVVGALVIAHWSWGLMRDTAAILLDTNDAEAAAAIRSRVEAAGAVVTDLHVWRVGPEARAAIVEVKGDVRCEELRDRLTDIVAVAHLTIALR